The proteins below come from a single Beutenbergia cavernae DSM 12333 genomic window:
- a CDS encoding NUDIX hydrolase family protein, whose product MSEIRADDLGPWLSPDDLDFVRRKVPMVYVDVVPVRLDDDGLVASVGVLLRVSRDGGISRALVSGRVLYHESVRDALARHLEKDLGPMALPRLPLSPQPFTVAEYFPTPGTGFHDPRQHAVSLAYLVPLDGDAAPQQDALELAWLSPAEAVDPRIQAEMVSGHAALVTTALAHTGRLP is encoded by the coding sequence GTGAGTGAGATCCGCGCCGACGACCTCGGCCCCTGGCTGTCCCCCGACGACCTGGACTTCGTCCGCCGCAAGGTGCCGATGGTGTACGTCGACGTCGTGCCGGTGCGACTGGACGACGACGGGCTCGTCGCCTCCGTCGGCGTCCTCCTGCGGGTCTCGCGGGACGGCGGCATCTCCCGGGCGCTCGTCTCGGGACGCGTGCTCTACCACGAGAGCGTCCGCGACGCGCTGGCCCGGCACCTCGAGAAGGACCTCGGCCCCATGGCACTGCCGCGCCTGCCGCTCTCACCGCAGCCGTTCACCGTCGCCGAGTACTTCCCCACGCCGGGGACGGGCTTCCACGACCCGCGCCAGCACGCCGTCTCGCTGGCGTACCTCGTCCCGCTCGACGGCGACGCCGCGCCCCAGCAGGACGCGCTCGAGCTCGCGTGGCTCAGCCCGGCCGAGGCGGTGGACCCCCGCATCCAGGCGGAGATGGTCTCGGGCCACGCCGCTCTCGTGACGACGGCGCTCGCGCACACCGGGCGCCTCCCGTGA
- a CDS encoding DUF3054 domain-containing protein, translating into MSTPPHAASGVAVARGAVALAAALDVVCVLVFVVAGRRTHAEAGTLVGTLEVAWPFLAGLGLGWLLSRAWRAPLRPIPTGVVIWAATLLAGLALRGLSGGGLALPFVLVATAVLAVLVIGWRLVAAAVVRRRPGAAAP; encoded by the coding sequence GTGAGCACTCCCCCGCACGCCGCGAGCGGCGTCGCCGTCGCCCGCGGCGCCGTCGCGCTGGCGGCGGCGCTCGACGTCGTCTGCGTGCTGGTCTTCGTGGTCGCGGGCCGCCGCACCCACGCGGAGGCGGGCACGCTGGTCGGCACGCTCGAGGTCGCCTGGCCGTTCCTCGCCGGGCTCGGGCTCGGGTGGCTGCTCTCCCGCGCCTGGCGCGCACCGCTGCGCCCGATCCCCACCGGCGTCGTGATCTGGGCGGCGACGCTCCTCGCCGGCCTCGCCCTGCGCGGCCTGAGCGGCGGCGGGCTCGCCCTCCCGTTCGTCCTGGTCGCCACAGCCGTGCTCGCCGTGCTGGTGATCGGGTGGCGCCTCGTCGCGGCGGCGGTGGTGCGCCGTCGCCCCGGCGCAGCTGCGCCATGA
- a CDS encoding TIGR03668 family PPOX class F420-dependent oxidoreductase, whose translation MSPQECRVRFAGAPHAYLATADADGVPHLVPVVVAVGAGAGPGGRDVVVHAVDHKPKRSPDLRRLANIRANPTVALLADSYDDDWSRLWWVRADAHARVVDGGPELEQAIELLVARHPQYADRRPDGPAVVAEVTRWSGWKATPG comes from the coding sequence ATGAGCCCGCAGGAGTGCCGGGTCCGGTTCGCCGGCGCCCCGCACGCCTACCTGGCGACCGCCGACGCCGACGGCGTCCCGCACCTCGTGCCCGTCGTCGTCGCCGTCGGAGCGGGCGCCGGCCCGGGCGGGCGCGACGTCGTCGTCCACGCCGTCGACCACAAGCCCAAGCGCTCGCCCGACCTGCGGCGCCTGGCCAACATCCGCGCGAACCCCACGGTCGCCCTCCTCGCCGACTCCTACGACGACGACTGGTCGCGCCTGTGGTGGGTGCGCGCGGACGCCCACGCCCGGGTGGTCGACGGCGGCCCCGAGCTGGAGCAGGCGATCGAGCTGCTCGTCGCACGGCACCCGCAGTACGCCGATCGCCGGCCGGACGGCCCGGCCGTCGTCGCCGAGGTCACCCGCTGGAGCGGGTGGAAGGCCACGCCGGGCTGA
- a CDS encoding ABC-F family ATP-binding cassette domain-containing protein, with protein sequence MRRAQPQLVADGVRFGYPGRPVLDGVDLAVSGRDRIGLVGENGAGKTTLLRVLAGDLRPTAGEVRRHGSLAVVEQELDAQPGTTIGDVLAEATTAARAVTQRLETAAGDAGDRAGLARALEEYERLAAWDADRLLDEALTRFGAPRETSRSLTRLSVGERYRVRLAARLADPVDVLLLDEPTNHLDVDGVTYLTERLVAWPGALVVVSHDRQLLDDVATAILDLDPAMDGRPALYGATRYDDYRAAKAAMVRRWRSRYHAERTRSARLAEVLDASYEGLSDEWRPPKGSQKHRRGTRARTHVKAADRLLQRLEADAVDVPVPPLELAFPDLPAAPVGHDGGPLAVLDSPVVTGRLALDEQCVIAPGGRLLVVGPNGAGKSTLLRLLAGTLAADGGSRRAAPGVRFGALEQEGALEQAGAHDDAAGEGARVAGFTGFDAAARRGLALLDDGALDPARVVAVASLGLLAEEDLDRPVNELSVGQRRRLDLALSLVAAPHVLLLDEPTNHLSVDLVDALTDALRATGAAVVVATHDRRMRADLADWPRLELGRST encoded by the coding sequence ATGCGCCGCGCGCAGCCGCAGCTCGTGGCGGACGGCGTCAGGTTCGGCTACCCGGGTCGGCCGGTCCTCGACGGCGTCGACCTCGCCGTGTCGGGGCGGGACCGGATCGGGCTCGTCGGGGAGAACGGCGCGGGCAAGACGACCCTCCTGCGCGTCCTGGCCGGCGACCTGCGCCCGACGGCGGGTGAGGTCCGCCGGCACGGCAGCCTCGCCGTCGTCGAGCAGGAGCTCGACGCCCAGCCCGGGACGACGATCGGCGACGTGCTCGCCGAGGCGACCACCGCCGCCCGCGCCGTCACGCAGCGGCTCGAGACGGCCGCCGGGGACGCCGGCGACCGGGCCGGGCTCGCCCGCGCGCTCGAGGAGTACGAGCGCCTCGCCGCGTGGGACGCCGACCGGCTGCTCGACGAGGCGCTCACGAGGTTCGGCGCGCCCCGAGAGACGTCCCGGAGCCTGACCCGGCTCAGCGTGGGCGAGCGGTACCGGGTGCGGCTCGCGGCGCGGCTGGCGGATCCGGTGGACGTGCTGCTGCTCGACGAGCCGACCAACCATCTCGACGTCGACGGCGTCACGTACCTCACGGAGCGGCTGGTGGCGTGGCCGGGCGCGCTCGTCGTCGTCTCCCACGACCGGCAGCTGCTCGACGACGTGGCGACCGCGATCCTCGACCTCGATCCGGCGATGGACGGCCGGCCGGCGCTGTACGGCGCGACGCGGTACGACGACTACCGCGCCGCCAAGGCGGCCATGGTGCGCCGCTGGCGGTCGCGCTACCACGCGGAGCGCACCCGCTCGGCGCGGCTGGCCGAGGTGCTCGACGCGAGCTACGAGGGGCTCTCGGACGAGTGGCGTCCGCCGAAGGGCTCGCAGAAGCACCGCCGCGGCACGCGCGCCCGCACGCACGTCAAGGCGGCCGACCGCCTCCTGCAGCGGCTGGAGGCGGACGCCGTCGACGTCCCCGTGCCGCCGCTCGAGCTCGCGTTCCCGGACCTGCCGGCGGCGCCGGTGGGCCACGACGGCGGACCGCTCGCCGTGCTCGACTCACCGGTGGTGACGGGCCGGCTCGCTCTCGACGAGCAGTGCGTGATCGCACCCGGCGGGCGTCTGCTCGTGGTCGGCCCGAACGGCGCCGGCAAGTCCACGCTGCTGCGGCTGCTCGCCGGGACGCTGGCGGCCGACGGCGGGAGCCGACGTGCCGCGCCCGGCGTGCGGTTCGGCGCGCTGGAGCAGGAGGGCGCCCTCGAACAGGCCGGGGCGCACGACGACGCGGCCGGCGAGGGGGCGCGGGTCGCGGGGTTCACGGGGTTCGACGCGGCGGCGCGGCGCGGGCTCGCGCTGCTCGACGACGGGGCGCTGGACCCGGCGCGCGTGGTGGCGGTCGCGTCGCTGGGGCTGCTCGCCGAGGAGGACCTCGACCGGCCGGTGAACGAGCTCTCGGTCGGGCAGCGCCGTCGGCTCGACCTGGCGCTCTCGCTCGTGGCCGCGCCGCACGTGCTGCTCCTGGACGAGCCGACGAACCACCTCTCCGTGGACCTGGTCGACGCCCTCACGGACGCGCTGCGGGCGACGGGCGCCGCCGTCGTCGTCGCGACGCACGACAGGCGCATGCGCGCCGACCTGGCCGACTGGCCGCGGCTCGAGCTCGGGCGCTCGACCTAG
- the rdgB gene encoding RdgB/HAM1 family non-canonical purine NTP pyrophosphatase has product MTTTHGDARLVLATHNAHKIVELRAILTPLLPGLAEGAVVGAADVGAAEPVEDGVTFAENALIKARALAAHTGLPAVADDSGIAVDVLGGAPGIFSGRWSGRHGDDEANLRLLLAQLSDVRDEHRAAAFVCAAALVLPDGAEHVREGRLAGTLLRAPRGDGGFGYDPILRPDGHERTCAELDPEEKNAISHRGRAFRALAPLVVETLLR; this is encoded by the coding sequence GTGACGACGACCCACGGGGACGCGCGGCTCGTCCTCGCCACGCACAACGCGCACAAGATCGTCGAGCTGCGCGCCATCCTCACGCCCCTGCTGCCCGGGCTCGCCGAGGGCGCCGTCGTCGGAGCGGCCGACGTCGGCGCCGCCGAGCCGGTCGAGGACGGCGTCACGTTCGCCGAGAACGCGCTCATCAAGGCTCGCGCGCTAGCCGCGCACACCGGGCTGCCGGCCGTGGCGGACGACTCGGGGATCGCCGTCGACGTCCTCGGCGGGGCGCCCGGCATCTTCTCCGGCCGATGGTCCGGGCGGCACGGCGACGACGAGGCGAACCTCCGGCTCCTGCTGGCCCAGCTGTCCGACGTGCGCGACGAGCACCGCGCGGCGGCGTTCGTGTGCGCTGCGGCCCTCGTGCTCCCGGACGGTGCCGAGCACGTCCGCGAGGGTCGCCTCGCGGGCACCCTGCTGCGCGCCCCTCGGGGGGACGGGGGATTCGGGTACGACCCGATCCTGCGCCCCGACGGCCACGAGCGGACGTGCGCTGAGCTCGATCCCGAGGAGAAGAACGCCATCTCGCACCGCGGGCGCGCGTTCCGGGCCCTCGCGCCGCTCGTGGTCGAGACGCTCCTGCGCTGA